The nucleotide window atgAGTTATAGGAACTCacatgacatggtttaacaatgcctacatactagattgaaacctacctaagtgctttcgacccgttacgacccattaaggtagcttacgctactttaacgcgtcgttcgaaacgagcgttcgagacgtctaactagtcctatgacaagtattatatgcctaaccatgtttaaatatgttgtaaaatcagttaagtgacaaaagtttaggttacatatgcttaaagtccaattatgcatgaaaggggcattttggtaatttacctaaggcatataatctacctatcatacaactacttaaactcggtgaccataaggtataacctcggaaggttattccctatacaactatggtcactaaacatgcttggtcggatcctaaagatcgaccaaatgggtcgagtttgaaagtctaagcggtggtttagaccgcttgacttacgactctaaacaagcactaaactaaaagtgacgagctaagcatgttaaaacatgcttaactaagttagaaaacaggttttgatatcaaaacaaagtgttttgatacctaaagtagtttggttacaaaatacgcttaaatgcgcattttgaccgaaactacgactcgtcactacgcctagtcaacgtggtaatcagtgggtatagtcactaaggactataaccaacgtgattacgctcacgttgcgaagttcaaacgaacttctcgttgaccaactcgtggtcaaagctgaaagtcaaactatatttgacttccaaactaggaaaacaataaaaagaatgaaagaatgctcacaatGGGTCCTTGCTATATTTTCTACAAGAAAACTAAGTTCCCAATgagattagaaagctccaaacacttgagggagccttccaaatcagatggtagagaggagaagaatgaatgagcaaagaatgaggagGTGAGCatggctatatatagtttttcgcaaaccgttaggatcatttcttggagaggagggcatgatccaagccatacaagtgtcaaggactgattgggggacttggagaacacacaaaccagcccatagcatgaaaaaccaCTGATCAAAACCGTCAAAAACGAGCTAAATGAccaaattcaatgtttctgtctgatagGCTCACGCGCCCCACGTAAGAATAAGgcttgggtttacgcgggccgcctggccaactttggcagattgacaatttcagtccctgcagcttagaaacttgcattttggcccatttttgacacgtttaagccccgttaacctcatttcaaggctctaaaatgaagttaaagtattgggaactcaaagcatgctcaaaaatatctcggatgtcagttcgtttggtcgtatggttgcgttgttcggttaattacgacggaagtcgtaacgaacgcaaaaacgatccaaattgagcgaaggatggaattttatcatgccaatcactaaaatataatattttaatgattacataaatttttggatgtccggatatattcagaacgtaagatatgcgcgaaaatgcaaacttgtgcactttttgacgcttttagtccctgaatgaccaataagtttatttttgcacaccaaacacctcaaagcctatttctaagctatgtaaaggatatttagggcatgtttaacttatgataaagttccggaatgttcgttacagtacgaatcggcatactttcgcagtttgtcgaaattagttcctgtaagcgaataaacttgatttcgacacaccaaaccttccaaaacttatttctaagtcatgtaaaggttatttaaggtatgttaagcctatgtcactattccggagtgtttgtcatgttaaactgattacgtttacgcatcagtttgcgtatgacatttccagaaagcgatttaaagctcgaaatcaaacgagaattgatatgtgcaaatgatacacatatttatacaaatcccaagtatgaaatacaatatttcattgattgcgTATTTGTTCGATGGCTGTGGAGGCACAGATGTTAcaatacgcacttctgtgagttcatgttcccccttttctcttaactgttttcagttttatacttcgggggtgaaatacatgtcatAATTATTAAAGActtttatttacatggtatggttagcttagggagggtttttactacgcGATCAtatgagtggtgggcatgacactcaaggccattaatcctcatcgtaggaccaagggacatgagtgatagatctatttgggtgtagcgagcccacactcgtgaggccggggcggcccatggtggtgactatgtcttcataccggagacaaatttgctaggtttgagtcttcctgcaccatttttaacataccattggctttgcaacccattggtgatcagtttttccttaaatgctacataccagggattttcatacttaCAGACATATTTTTAAAGGTTTTATACACTCACACACACATGAacttgtaacaactctcactaaaatccataattaggataataattatctattaaggaaaccctaattgagacacccaagtaattctgcattaaccctaaaatttttagaacaatcagaatcaggatccaggcccctaaaactcaaggggggcaaaccctagttggacgtttatctaaataaaacgttggTACAATCTGATTTGTTAAATTAGTtgattcagcaagcctagtcAGCATGCCACATCAGCTTTTCACTTATTCTTTCCACAAACACTTTTTACCCACAACAATAACATATATATCCTTCCCACAAACAaccttattataattattttattaaatttaaactaaataaaaaaaagaaaggaCCCACCATTCCCTCATTCTTCCCCAAGAATCCTTAAGAATGAACACTCTCCATGTCATCCTCTACAACACCCACTAATCCATCCTTCTCACAAATGCCCTCCACATAGGCCAAGAATCACCTACAAACATCCTTGATGTGGATAGTCCTATACTTTCTCTTTCATTATAGATTATTCTAATTCCCCAATCACCCAAAAAATAAGGATGAACCCTAGTTTCAATCACTCAAATTCAACATTGTTCATTACGTTTATGATAAATCAACATGGGGCTTTTGCTCTAAGGTAAATTCTGACCAGAAAGCATACAAGAATACCCGGAAAAGACATAGAAACGAAGAAGAAGGAAGATGGCAAGAGCTCTAAGGTAACACCGACGAGGATTCCAGCGTGTGCTCGGCCGAAATCTGGTGAAGAAATTTATGTTTGGGTTAAAAAAATGGAGACATTTATGGCATTGTTATGATATCTTCTTCGAATCGtgcatcatcctcttctttgAATGCAAAAGGTGAAGATCGAAACGGATTTTGGGTTTTTTTCATAGAAACGGATTTAAGAGAAATAGTGGAAGAGAGAGTTTTGGGTTTTTTTCATAGAAACGGATTTTGAAACCCTTTGTCTTTTCGATTCTCACTTTGAATATAACAATGAGATTGACAGCTCTGCCATATATTGCAATTAAGGTAGGGTAAGAATTCCGATTCTAGCACTTAAATTATATGTCGTTACCATGTTTGTTGTTACTTTTAAATTCTGTTTAAAAGTGATCCGGTTTCGATATCCGTTAACTTTCATTGAACCAGAAAGGTTCCATAACGGTGATCTAGGTTCCAATCGCTTAACGTAATTTGTGTTTTTAAGATTTACTCTGAATTCCTGGACTCTTATAAAAGGATTGAATTTGCCTACACTTGATTAAACTTCAGAAAACATTTGTTTGCAAATATCTTTTTTAACAAAAGTATTGATTTCAAAAGTCAAATTTGAAGTTTGTTTGGTTTTTTTGAGGGTGATAAACAAAAGGCATTTGAAGTTGTTGAATTCAAAAGTCAATTTTCAAATTTgaagtttgtttgttgttttacggTGCAGATTGTTTTTCAACGCAGTTTTTGAATTAAGGATAAATTTCTTTTTGAGTCGCTGTGTTTtttaagggtaatttggtcatttaacaaaatttaacaacaaaattctaacaaggttagaaatttggactcaaatggttaaagaaaatgtttatggggactcaggtcgttaaactttttgcttttaaactcaactagttaaaacccataaaacacaggggctcaaaaagtaatttaccctacaTTCCATGTGGAGTGCGATTTCACACCACTaaattagaccatgtgtagtggtaagttggtataatgcccccaccatggggcattatccgacacgtggcatcctAGTCAGCGTTGGGGCATTATAgaaaaagtggcgtagtggggcattatgccaataaccaCATTCAAtcaataaataattattatttgttataaagaaaagggttaaaaaaaaaaagtaaacaatgGCAGTAGTCAAAGATAGGTGGCATTATGCCATTGGTCTCCATGTGATATCATTCAAACACACCGGCGTTTTAAAAATCACGCCTCATTCGATTTTTATTGAATATAACGCCTTAAAACGCCCCCTGTAATGGGGGGTTGGGCGTTTTCGGGCGTTTTCGGGCGTTTTCGggcaatttttttaaaaaaaaaaacgccccactacgggcggTCTTACTAATTGAAAAGTAAATGTTTATTTCGGAGAAATTGAGTGGTCATATATATTATTTCGGGCAATTCTTACTAATTGAAAAGTAAATGTTTATTTCGGAGAAATTGAGTggtcatatatattattttgggaattttccCATCCTATCTGTACTCAGCGACGGATCTAAATAATTTTTTTTCACTATGATCCTTTTGGGATATTTTCACTAATTTTCACcttttttttcaaattatacaaagttctcactatttttttttttcattttatccAAACCGAATGGATTCCTGAGAACCCACAATTCCACAAAAGTATCCTAGATCCACCCCTGCTGCTACTACATATTATGCTAAACATATTTGATATTTGTAGGTCCGTAGAGGAGAATCTAGATCAACCTATCCTTGTTGTTTAACACAATAACCAAGTGCGGATTATCTAATTATGTGCAAATCAAACCCAAGAACACACAAACACAAGAATATTTCACTGTTAAATGCTCGATATAAATTCCAGCAGAGTTTGTTACAAAGAAATACAAGAATGCTCTCTCTAACTCTCTGGGTGTGCCGGGACTGGTATATATAGTCACACCAGTGATTTACAAACGAAACATGACCCTATCTATCGAAACACAACACATATACATCGAAACACTAAGAGATAAAGTACATCATCATCGAAACATAAAGAGTTCTATTGaaatatatcctatttcaacgAAACAGGCCCTTAACCATCTTAAATGGCCCATTATTAACATTGAAACATATATTTCTTGGGTCAGCATTATCGAAACAAAGTAGGTGTATcgaaatctatatctatatctactatataataaaagaaacaatgTTTGAGACACTTCTCATAATATTAGGCCATGTATTCTATAGATAATTatcatttagtttaatatcttctaattaattatagataatctcctatgaaatattatttagtttaatctattCAACCTAAttattatagataattattatttatatctatacaaatattatctttactatataataaagtaaactcTTCGAGGACATATGGTATTAATCAACTATAAAAGATTTAGGACTTACTTAGCACGATAATTATAAATAATCTTGGTTAATTGTGATAATCATAATAAATATTTGTGCTATACGATAATTCATCActgaaaaacattaaaaaaatatatgacTATATTTATTGTGATAAAATTATGATCAATATTAATTTATAACCATCTAATCGGGTTATAAATTATAAAAGTAATGTTACATATATTTAATTCATGTATTAAAATACATAGgatttattatatagtatagattgtttaacccgtgtaacacacggggaactaacctagtagaCCTGATAAAGGAcacctcatcatcatcatcatgatcgAAACATATTTATCCTtggaatcatcatcataatcgaAACACCTTGGTATTTATATTTTCCTTTCCTTTTATTCTCTATTTCGATGATGTGTCATGTCTTGTCTACAATCCTGTTTCGATGATGAACAAAGCTTAATCACAACCTTCAACTTCAGTTGCTTTCCTTTGTCCATGAATTCTTGTTTTATATTCCATTCATATTTGACAGGAGGATATCAAATATGACGGGACGAACCGAACTGAGCCACATCGATAAGTGCATCAACAGTATTTTATATACAAATAAGTATTAAAAAATACAGTGACACTTAAACAAAAATAATGATTACATATATGATATATTACGGCTGCTCATCGGCAGTTTTCCAGTGCCCTGTGACGGGTCTCATAACTTCAGTTGGATAGAAAGTTACAGCTGCAGTTTCATGATGTTCGAGTTTTTCTTTGGGTTTTATGCGGCTTAGAAAAAAGCGAGCTAACAATCTTCCAAAATGATCTAAGAACTGTCCATGCGGGTTTTTCGGGCCACAACTGACGTGAAAAACAAGTTTACATATAGAGCACTGGAAGATTAATAAGGATTGCCGCTCACCAACACAAACTTCGCATAGACCAATATCACTTTTAGTCCCCATAACTAATAACATAGGATGCGGGTGACTGTCGAAGGTAACTAAATGCCCAAACTTCATATTAATCAATTTATAAACACCTGTCCGGTCGTTGCGAGAATCATTAAAACCTTGTTCGGACTGGAGTATTAACGGAGCACAAGCTGAATGTATTGACTGGCTACACTCTTGACAGTGATAGAACCAGTTTTCAGGAATAAGCTCTTCTTCACAAACTTCACAAAAGTATTCACTCTTGTGGTTCTCAATTGGGGAGTAACTTAGCTTTAGGGGGTGCTTGTCATACCTGTTCTTAATTGTCTTGGGCAAATGCAAAGCGCACCTGTTATCCAGGTAGAAATCACAAAAACCGCATCTAAAACAAAACTCACCTCCATTGATGGTAATACCACAAGCATGACATGCCAGTGTACTGCTTGTGGATTGGATTGATGATGCTTTTACTCTTGAAAGTAAGTGATTCGGATGCGCTTCATGCATAATTCTTTCAGGTATAAATCCACAATGCACATCAACTCGATACATGCAATGCGGTCTGGAACAAAAGTATCCAAATCCATTGCAAAGTAAACCACAAATACTGCAGCTAAACCCTGTATAAGCCAACTCACTTGGAGAATTAAAGAGTGCAAGCGTATGGCCCGGATGGTTTTCTAGCTCACTTGGTAGTCTGGTGCACCACTCGTGGAGAGAAAAGTTGCATCCTTGATTGCACCCATAAAACGGCATTGTTGTAATCGGTCTCACACATCCGTCACATAGTAACTTAATCCTCCTCATTGGGTCGTGAAGAGTATCGGGCACATTGATAAGGAGTAATGGGTGATCATGACTGGGATGCATGTTATCAGATTTGATTTGGTCAAAGTGTCGATAATCCCCACTACGAAGGTGGTACGGTAAGATGTTGTTGGATTCATCAGAGAGTGGGTAGTGAAGAAGGTTAGGATAATCAGCAGCTTTAAACTTTGTATCAGATTTGCCTATTCCTAAAACAATACATGGTAAAGCATATAATAAGCTTTTGATCAGCTATATTACTATTATACatatattcatttttatggtttctatttctgatatattttttattatacaACTCTGACAGCGACGATAAATGAATATCATCGTTACCGATATACCAGGTCAATCTATATAATACAGGGTAAAGTATATAATAAGCTTTTGATCAGCTATATTACTATTCATATTACAAAACGTTGGGTACGCTCATATATATC belongs to Helianthus annuus cultivar XRQ/B chromosome 5, HanXRQr2.0-SUNRISE, whole genome shotgun sequence and includes:
- the LOC110939807 gene encoding uncharacterized protein LOC110939807 produces the protein MEFIDVQAEEIIQHEHPLILEDLQSMYQNYQEDDDDVDDHDLITMQNFECKCDVCGYRIDWYHRYYYRCSQSSSCSYSLHKSCRELSTTLRFPAHPIHTLRLKKSSNSWSCHSCLTEHVDGIFYHCSTCDYEIDLRCATFAEQTLIHHPGHPHPLTSITLDPSLSKCYACGKKHEGVFYHCSTCFYFSIHTDCVTLPFKLSSKHHVHMLTLSYSFTVIPYHSKCRICVTSISERDWLYKCGKCRYYVHLDCVLSRGEPFMSIFSHGIGKSDTKFKAADYPNLLHYPLSDESNNILPYHLRSGDYRHFDQIKSDNMHPSHDHPLLLINVPDTLHDPMRRIKLLCDGCVRPITTMPFYGCNQGCNFSLHEWCTRLPSELENHPGHTLALFNSPSELAYTGFSCSICGLLCNGFGYFCSRPHCMYRVDVHCGFIPERIMHEAHPNHLLSRVKASSIQSTSSTLACHACGITINGGEFCFRCGFCDFYLDNRCALHLPKTIKNRYDKHPLKLSYSPIENHKSEYFCEVCEEELIPENWFYHCQECSQSIHSACAPLILQSEQGFNDSRNDRTGVYKLINMKFGHLVTFDSHPHPMLLVMGTKSDIGLCEVCVGERQSLLIFQCSICKLVFHVSCGPKNPHGQFLDHFGRLLARFFLSRIKPKEKLEHHETAAVTFYPTEVMRPVTGHWKTADEQP